In one Eschrichtius robustus isolate mEscRob2 chromosome 15, mEscRob2.pri, whole genome shotgun sequence genomic region, the following are encoded:
- the PKDCC gene encoding extracellular tyrosine-protein kinase PKDCC isoform X1, protein MRRRRAAVAAGFCASFLLGSVLNVLFAPGSEPPRPGQSPGPSPDPGPGRRGGRGELARQIRARYEEVQRYSRGGPGPGAGRPERRRLMDLAPGGPGLQRPRPPRARPLPDGAPGWPPAPGPGSPGPGSSGPGPRLGCAALRNVSGAQYVGSGYTKAVYRVRLPGGVAVALKAVDFSGHDLGSCVREFGARRGCYRLAAHKLLKEMVLLERLRHPNVLQLYGYCYQDSEDIPDTLTTITELGAPVEMIQLLQTSWEDRFRICLSLGRLLHHLAHSPLGSVTLLDFRPRQFVLVDGELKVTDLDDARVEETPCTGSADCTLEFPARNFTLPCSAQGWCEAMNEKRNLYNAYRFFFTYLLPHSAPPSLRPLLDSIVNATGELTWGVDETLAQLEKVLHLYRSGQYLQNSTEASRAEYQHLPGSTIPQEDYRCWPSYHHGSCLLSVFNLAEAVDICESHAQCQAFVVTNQTTWTGRQLVFFKTGWSHVVPDPSKTAYVRASG, encoded by the exons ATGCGGCGCCGGCGGGCGGCGGTGGCCGCGGGTTTCTGCGCCTCCTTCCTGCTGGGCTCGGTCCTCAACGTGCTCTTCGCACCGGGCTCGGAGCCTCCGCGGCCAGGCCAGTCCCCCGGGCCCTCGCCAGACCCGGGCCCGGGCCGTCGCGGGGGCCGCGGGGAGCTGGCCCGGCAGATCCGAGCGCGCTACGAGGAGGTGCAGCGCTATTCCCGCGGGGGCCCCGGTCCCGGGGCCGGCCGGCCGGAGCGGCGGCGCCTGATGGACCTAGCTCCGGGCGGCCCGGGCCTGCAGCGTCCCCGCCCCCCGCGGGCCCGGCCCCTGCCCGACGGCGCTCCGGGCTGGCCCCCGGCTCCTGGCCCGGGCTCCCCCGGCCCGGGCTCCTCCGGCCCGGGCCCGCGCCTGGGCTGCGCCGCGCTCCGTAACGTGTCCGGCGCACAGTACGTGGGCTCCGGCTACACCAAGGCCGTGTACCGTGTCCGCCTGCCCGGCGGCGTCGCGGTGGCGCTCAAGGCGGTGGACTTCAGCGGCCACGATCTGGGCAGCTGTGTGCGCGAGTTCGGGGCGCGGAGGGGCTGCTATCGGCTGGCGGCCCACAAGCTGCTCAAGGAGATGGTGCTGCTGGAGCGGCTGCGGCACCCCAACGTGCTGCAG CTCTATGGCTACTGCTACCAGGACAGCGAGGACATCCCGGACACCCTGACCACCATCACGGAGCTGGGCGCCCCTGTGGAAATGATTCAGCTGCTGCAGACTTCCTGGGAGGATCGCTTCCGA ATCTGCCTGAGCCTGGGCCGCCTCCTCCACCACCTGGCCCACTCCCCGCTGGGCTCGGTCACTCTGCTGGACTTCCGCCCCCGACAGTTCGTGCTGGTGGATGGGGAACTGAAGGTGACGGATCTGGATGACGCCCGCGTGGAGGAGACACCGTGCACAGGCAGCGCTGACTGCACACTCGAGTTCCCAGCCAGGAACTTCACCCTGCCCTGCTCAGCCCAGGGCTGGTGCGAGGCCATGAATGAGAAACGCAACCTCTACAATGCCTACAG GTTTTTCTTCACATACCTCCTGCCCCATAGTGCCCCACCCTCACTGCGGCCTCTCTTGGACAGCATTGTCAACGCCACAG GAGAGCTCACCTGGGGGGTGGACGAGACCCTGGCCCAGCTGGAGAAGGTGCTGCACCTGTACCGGAGCGGGCAGTATCTGCAGAACTCCACAGAGGCCAGCAGAGCCG AGTACCAGCACCTCCCAGGCAGTACCATCCCCCAGGAAGACTACCGCTGCTGGCCATCCTACCACCATGGAAGCTGCCTCCTCTCAGTGTTCAACCTGGCCGAGGCTGTGGACATCTGTGAGAGCCACGCCCAGTGCCAGGCCTTTGTGGTCACCAACCAGACCACTTGGACAG GTCGGCAACTAGTCTTTTTCAAGACAGGATGGAGCCACGTGGTCCCTGATCCCAGCAAGACCGCATATGTGAGGGCCTCTGGCTGA
- the PKDCC gene encoding extracellular tyrosine-protein kinase PKDCC isoform X3 has product MRRRRAAVAAGFCASFLLGSVLNVLFAPGSEPPRPGQSPGPSPDPGPGRRGGRGELARQIRARYEEVQRYSRGGPGPGAGRPERRRLMDLAPGGPGLQRPRPPRARPLPDGAPGWPPAPGPGSPGPGSSGPGPRLGCAALRNVSGAQYVGSGYTKAVYRVRLPGGVAVALKAVDFSGHDLGSCVREFGARRGCYRLAAHKLLKEMVLLERLRHPNVLQLYGYCYQDSEDIPDTLTTITELGAPVEMIQLLQTSWEDRFRFVLVDGELKVTDLDDARVEETPCTGSADCTLEFPARNFTLPCSAQGWCEAMNEKRNLYNAYRFFFTYLLPHSAPPSLRPLLDSIVNATGELTWGVDETLAQLEKVLHLYRSGQYLQNSTEASRAEYQHLPGSTIPQEDYRCWPSYHHGSCLLSVFNLAEAVDICESHAQCQAFVVTNQTTWTGRQLVFFKTGWSHVVPDPSKTAYVRASG; this is encoded by the exons ATGCGGCGCCGGCGGGCGGCGGTGGCCGCGGGTTTCTGCGCCTCCTTCCTGCTGGGCTCGGTCCTCAACGTGCTCTTCGCACCGGGCTCGGAGCCTCCGCGGCCAGGCCAGTCCCCCGGGCCCTCGCCAGACCCGGGCCCGGGCCGTCGCGGGGGCCGCGGGGAGCTGGCCCGGCAGATCCGAGCGCGCTACGAGGAGGTGCAGCGCTATTCCCGCGGGGGCCCCGGTCCCGGGGCCGGCCGGCCGGAGCGGCGGCGCCTGATGGACCTAGCTCCGGGCGGCCCGGGCCTGCAGCGTCCCCGCCCCCCGCGGGCCCGGCCCCTGCCCGACGGCGCTCCGGGCTGGCCCCCGGCTCCTGGCCCGGGCTCCCCCGGCCCGGGCTCCTCCGGCCCGGGCCCGCGCCTGGGCTGCGCCGCGCTCCGTAACGTGTCCGGCGCACAGTACGTGGGCTCCGGCTACACCAAGGCCGTGTACCGTGTCCGCCTGCCCGGCGGCGTCGCGGTGGCGCTCAAGGCGGTGGACTTCAGCGGCCACGATCTGGGCAGCTGTGTGCGCGAGTTCGGGGCGCGGAGGGGCTGCTATCGGCTGGCGGCCCACAAGCTGCTCAAGGAGATGGTGCTGCTGGAGCGGCTGCGGCACCCCAACGTGCTGCAG CTCTATGGCTACTGCTACCAGGACAGCGAGGACATCCCGGACACCCTGACCACCATCACGGAGCTGGGCGCCCCTGTGGAAATGATTCAGCTGCTGCAGACTTCCTGGGAGGATCGCTTCCGA TTCGTGCTGGTGGATGGGGAACTGAAGGTGACGGATCTGGATGACGCCCGCGTGGAGGAGACACCGTGCACAGGCAGCGCTGACTGCACACTCGAGTTCCCAGCCAGGAACTTCACCCTGCCCTGCTCAGCCCAGGGCTGGTGCGAGGCCATGAATGAGAAACGCAACCTCTACAATGCCTACAG GTTTTTCTTCACATACCTCCTGCCCCATAGTGCCCCACCCTCACTGCGGCCTCTCTTGGACAGCATTGTCAACGCCACAG GAGAGCTCACCTGGGGGGTGGACGAGACCCTGGCCCAGCTGGAGAAGGTGCTGCACCTGTACCGGAGCGGGCAGTATCTGCAGAACTCCACAGAGGCCAGCAGAGCCG AGTACCAGCACCTCCCAGGCAGTACCATCCCCCAGGAAGACTACCGCTGCTGGCCATCCTACCACCATGGAAGCTGCCTCCTCTCAGTGTTCAACCTGGCCGAGGCTGTGGACATCTGTGAGAGCCACGCCCAGTGCCAGGCCTTTGTGGTCACCAACCAGACCACTTGGACAG GTCGGCAACTAGTCTTTTTCAAGACAGGATGGAGCCACGTGGTCCCTGATCCCAGCAAGACCGCATATGTGAGGGCCTCTGGCTGA
- the PKDCC gene encoding extracellular tyrosine-protein kinase PKDCC isoform X2 — MRRRRAAVAAGFCASFLLGSVLNVLFAPGSEPPRPGQSPGPSPDPGPGRRGGRGELARQIRARYEEVQRYSRGGPGPGAGRPERRRLMDLAPGGPGLQRPRPPRARPLPDGAPGWPPAPGPGSPGPGSSGPGPRLGCAALRNVSGAQYVGSGYTKAVYRVRLPGGVAVALKAVDFSGHDLGSCVREFGARRGCYRLAAHKLLKEMVLLERLRHPNVLQLYGYCYQDSEDIPDTLTTITELGAPVEMIQLLQTSWEDRFRICLSLGRLLHHLAHSPLGSVTLLDFRPRQFVLVDGELKVTDLDDARVEETPCTGSADCTLEFPARNFTLPCSAQGWCEAMNEKRNLYNAYRFFFTYLLPHSAPPSLRPLLDSIVNATAPCTLQESSPGGWTRPWPSWRRCCTCTGAGSICRTPQRPAEPSTSTSQAVPSPRKTTAAGHPTTMEAASSQCSTWPRLWTSVRATPSARPLWSPTRPLGQVGN; from the exons ATGCGGCGCCGGCGGGCGGCGGTGGCCGCGGGTTTCTGCGCCTCCTTCCTGCTGGGCTCGGTCCTCAACGTGCTCTTCGCACCGGGCTCGGAGCCTCCGCGGCCAGGCCAGTCCCCCGGGCCCTCGCCAGACCCGGGCCCGGGCCGTCGCGGGGGCCGCGGGGAGCTGGCCCGGCAGATCCGAGCGCGCTACGAGGAGGTGCAGCGCTATTCCCGCGGGGGCCCCGGTCCCGGGGCCGGCCGGCCGGAGCGGCGGCGCCTGATGGACCTAGCTCCGGGCGGCCCGGGCCTGCAGCGTCCCCGCCCCCCGCGGGCCCGGCCCCTGCCCGACGGCGCTCCGGGCTGGCCCCCGGCTCCTGGCCCGGGCTCCCCCGGCCCGGGCTCCTCCGGCCCGGGCCCGCGCCTGGGCTGCGCCGCGCTCCGTAACGTGTCCGGCGCACAGTACGTGGGCTCCGGCTACACCAAGGCCGTGTACCGTGTCCGCCTGCCCGGCGGCGTCGCGGTGGCGCTCAAGGCGGTGGACTTCAGCGGCCACGATCTGGGCAGCTGTGTGCGCGAGTTCGGGGCGCGGAGGGGCTGCTATCGGCTGGCGGCCCACAAGCTGCTCAAGGAGATGGTGCTGCTGGAGCGGCTGCGGCACCCCAACGTGCTGCAG CTCTATGGCTACTGCTACCAGGACAGCGAGGACATCCCGGACACCCTGACCACCATCACGGAGCTGGGCGCCCCTGTGGAAATGATTCAGCTGCTGCAGACTTCCTGGGAGGATCGCTTCCGA ATCTGCCTGAGCCTGGGCCGCCTCCTCCACCACCTGGCCCACTCCCCGCTGGGCTCGGTCACTCTGCTGGACTTCCGCCCCCGACAGTTCGTGCTGGTGGATGGGGAACTGAAGGTGACGGATCTGGATGACGCCCGCGTGGAGGAGACACCGTGCACAGGCAGCGCTGACTGCACACTCGAGTTCCCAGCCAGGAACTTCACCCTGCCCTGCTCAGCCCAGGGCTGGTGCGAGGCCATGAATGAGAAACGCAACCTCTACAATGCCTACAG GTTTTTCTTCACATACCTCCTGCCCCATAGTGCCCCACCCTCACTGCGGCCTCTCTTGGACAGCATTGTCAACGCCACAG CACCGTGCACTCTGCAGGAGAGCTCACCTGGGGGGTGGACGAGACCCTGGCCCAGCTGGAGAAGGTGCTGCACCTGTACCGGAGCGGGCAGTATCTGCAGAACTCCACAGAGGCCAGCAGAGCCG AGTACCAGCACCTCCCAGGCAGTACCATCCCCCAGGAAGACTACCGCTGCTGGCCATCCTACCACCATGGAAGCTGCCTCCTCTCAGTGTTCAACCTGGCCGAGGCTGTGGACATCTGTGAGAGCCACGCCCAGTGCCAGGCCTTTGTGGTCACCAACCAGACCACTTGGACAG GTCGGCAACTAG